Within Harpia harpyja isolate bHarHar1 chromosome 4, bHarHar1 primary haplotype, whole genome shotgun sequence, the genomic segment TAGCCCCCCCAAGCCCAGCTGGGCTAATAAGCTGCCTGGGGGTAAGGTAGCCAAGGAGCATCATTCTGCGGCGCTGGCAGCCTCTTGCTACTGCGGTTGCCACCATCGCTGTGCCAGGGCCGAAGCAAAGTGCCTTGAACTAACGGCTGGGCGTTATCCTTCCACCTCGCAGGGTGTTGGTATGGCCAGCTCCCGGCCTCCCAAATACCTCCTCGTCTTCGATTTCGACGAGACCATCATCAATGAGAACAGCGATGACTCCATTGTCCGGGCGGCACCGGGGCAGGCGCTGCCGGAGCACATCCGACAGACCTTCCGCGAGGGCTTCTACAACGAGTACATGCAGCGCGTCCTGGCGTACATGGGGGACCAGGGGGTCAAGATGGGGGACTTCAAGACTGTCTACGAGAACATCCCCCTGTCCCCTGGCATGCCAGAGCTCTTCCAGTTCCTCTCCAAGAACCACGAGCTCTTCGAGATCATCCTCATCTCTGATGCCAACATGTTCGGCATCGAATGCAATCTGAGGGCAGCCGGTTTCTACTCCCTTTTCCGCAAGATCTTCAGCAACCCGTCTGGTTTTGACAAGAGGGGGTACTTCACCTTGGGGCCCTACCACAGCCATAAGTGCCTTGACTGCCCGGCCAACATGTGCAAACGCAAAATCCTAACAGAGTACCTGGCGGAGAGAGCCCAGGAGGAGGTGGAGTTCGAGAGGGTCTTCTACGTGGGAGACGGTGCCAATGACTTCTGCCCTTCCGTGACTTTGACTTCAGCTGATGTGGCTTTCCCGCGGAAGGGCTACCCCATGCACCGAATGACCCAAgagatggagaagcagcagcctggagccttCCAGGCCACTGTTGTCCCCTGGGAGTCAGCTACAGAGGTCGCCCGCTATCTCCAGGAGGTCCTCAAGAAGAAGTGTTGAGGCTGGCTCAGAAGAGACTTGCATACTAtaagcagctgggaaaggagaagacTGGCGGGGGGGTCGCACCGTGTACCCCACGCTCATCGGCGCTGCTCGCTCAGCCCCCGCTCCCGGGTTActttcctgcctttcctctccaagCTCCTTTCTCTCTGGCGATTAAAGCACTTTCTCTAggtcctcccttctccctcccctgccatGTTGAGATGACGCCTTCTCTATGCAGCTCCGACATCTACTCCACCGTGGGTGTTTGCCAACActaatggtgattttttttgttgttgttggtagtgggttgtttttttttttgtcctttctttcccttttgacTTTACAAGAGCAATTCCTAAAAGACCAGAAGCCAGCTCCCCACGGGCTGGGCCCTGCACATGCTTCCACTTTCCTTCATCCCCCTCGCCTGCCTGATCTCCACCGGCCACGCCAGAAGCTGCGTGCTGTTGCCTTGAACCTGATGCTTGAGGTCTCCTTGCCTCTTCGTGAGGCCACTGGAAATTTAATCTGGGAAATTCGTGCTGCCTGAGCTCCCCAGTTTGCCCTTCacaccctgcctgagcagggcagctcctggCTCAGCTGCTGAGCCTTGCGATGGAGTAAATTGTCCCTTGAGACtttatgctctgaaaaaaaacatgACATGAAGGACAGGAAACCTTTTGGAAAGGTGGTACCTTGGAAAAAAACCTTTAGTGCCCATCCCCACCCACTTGCCCAGAGCATGGGCACAGCGACCGCATCCCGCTGCGGGGAGGAGGACCTGCCCTTGCCTTCCACTTCCAtcctctgcttctgcttgcagGGTAAaacatcccccatgtccccagggtgGACAGGTTCCTCCTCTCTCTAAGCCATTACCAGTCACGTCCTTCTGTTTGCTGGATCGTATCAAATTCCTCTTAACCCAGGGGTTGATTTCCCTCCTGACCTCGTCGAGAGGTGCCAGACCTCCCCGCGGGAGGTGCGGTGCTGTGAGCACTTCTCCTGCCATCGGGTCCCTGGAGGCCAAACCCCtgttcccctgccctgctgcagtaTTAATTGCCCCTTCTAATTGCACTCTGCAGGGGGGGACCCGCAGTATTCGCTGCTCTCTGGTGTTGGCTTCTCCTGGATTTATCCACAGCCTTACCAGCCCCTGAGGGTGGCTCGTAATTCCTCCAAAGCGTAGAAACCCTGACAGCAAATCTGAGCAGTAAGGAAATAACCAAAGCAGCCCTGAGTTGTTCCTCTATTTCATTTCCCCCGTCTTTGTTCttcctcctctggaccctctTCAACTGTGTGGAACTTAAAGccatggaattaaaaaaatacatatatatgtatatagatatatatctatatattgcAGATACACAAGTTGTTTGTATCCAGGACGTAAACCTGGGTGTGAAACGGCTCTCTGAGTTGCACATACATGTTGTTCCTCTTCCTTGGGCTGGtgaaagttggggggggggaatggcattggagggggagcagcagagcagggccaggctACAAGCGATGAT encodes:
- the PHOSPHO1 gene encoding phosphoethanolamine/phosphocholine phosphatase; this translates as MKRCCEGVGLPCLFKGVGMASSRPPKYLLVFDFDETIINENSDDSIVRAAPGQALPEHIRQTFREGFYNEYMQRVLAYMGDQGVKMGDFKTVYENIPLSPGMPELFQFLSKNHELFEIILISDANMFGIECNLRAAGFYSLFRKIFSNPSGFDKRGYFTLGPYHSHKCLDCPANMCKRKILTEYLAERAQEEVEFERVFYVGDGANDFCPSVTLTSADVAFPRKGYPMHRMTQEMEKQQPGAFQATVVPWESATEVARYLQEVLKKKC